TTGATTGACTTATTTCTTTTTCTTCTAATATTTCACCATCTGGGTAATCAAAGTCATCTTTTCCATTTTTGTTTCTGTCTTCATTTACTTCTTTTTCTAGTTTTCTTTGATAGGATTTTACTTTTTTCTTTATTTTTACTTTTTGACTTTTATGTCTGTTGGCGTGGGCTTTTACATGGGTTGAGTCTACAAATTGTATTTTTGTGTCTACGAATCCATAGCTCATTGCTTGGTCTAGGATGTTTTCGAATATTTGATTGAATATGTCTGTGTTTTTAAATCTTCTTTCATAGTTTTTCCCGAAGGTTGAAAAGTGTGGAACTTTATCGTAGAAGTCTAGACCTAAAAACCATCGATAGGCTATGTTTACTTCTACTTCTTTTATTGTTTGCCTCATGCTGTTTATGTTGAAGAAGTATTGTAGGATTACAAGCTTTATTAATACTACTGGGTCTATACTTGGTCTTCCTGTTGTTTGTGAGTATTTATCTTCTACTAGATCGTATATGAAGTTGAAGTCTATGTATTTGTCTATTTTTCTTAATATGTGATCTTTTGGGACCAATTGTTCTACTGATACCATTTGAACTTGTTCGGTGTTATTTTTTTCATTTTTGTATAGCATAACTTCCTCCATCTTTAGTATACTTATACCCAAAAATGGCTTGATTTAAGCGTTTATCGCATAGAAAAAGTAGATGAAGTTTTGTTTTTCATCTACTTTGTCTACAGTCTGAACCAACTTTACAAAGTTGGTTTTTTTTATTCTACATTTTCTTCTAGGCTAAATTCTAATAAAACTGGGTTGTGATCTGAATTAATGTAGCCTAAGTCTTGGCCTTGGACCTTGTTTACTTTAACATTTTTAGAAACTATAAATCCATCTATGATGCATTCATAAGCAGTGGCTGGATCATAAGGCTTGTCATTTAGTCTGGATGTGGTGACCTTGTCATCAAAAATAATATTAAATGAATCTGTTATAAACTGGTAAGGAAATACAGATGGATTCCACATACCATCGGGTATATTTGCTTTATGGTTTTCTCTTAACTCTTGGTTAAAATCACCACCTACTATAACATAGTTTCCCTTTTTGTATTCTTCTGCCATAAAGGCTAAAATTTGTTTGGATTGGGCAATCCTACCATCAGAACCTGATTCGTAGGCATCTAAGTGGACATTAATCAAAACTAACTCTTTGTCTGTATCTTTTACTGGAAGATACGATACATTGAATCCTCTTTTTAGGTTTGCAAGTTTAGTTGGCCACTTGTGTGGATTTGGCTGTTTGTACCTGTATGATGAATCAATTTTATATTTAGATTTTGTATAAATACCAGAACTAACCCTACCCATTGGTGGTATAGGAAATGGCACGAAAGCAACCTTATAATTATAAGCAAAAGTAGAAGCTCCTACAAGCCTGGAATCAAAAAACTCTACTTCATTGATATTGTAAGTTCTAGATGAATTGCTATCTACTTCTTGTAATAAAAGTAGGTCTGGGTCTATATTTTGTATTGATTTATCGATACCATCAAGGGCATTTAGAACATGGTCTTTAGAAATAGGGTTGACCATTTTTCCTCCATCCATAAAAAAGTCTGTATCTTTATCTAAACCTCCATAACCGATATTCCAGGTGAGTAGTTTATAGTCTTCATCCAAGGATAAAATATCTTTTGATGATCCTGATATAGCGACATCTTCTATATCTTTTGGCTTGTATTCTGTGACACTTAGGAAGACCAACAAGGCCGCAAATAGGATTAAAAATATAATTAGAATAAATGATAAAAATTTTAAAACTCTTTTCATAAATACCTCATTTCTTTAAGATAAGCTTAACATTTATCGACATTAAAGTAAATAGATTTATGAAAAAATTATAAGTAGTAAAATAAATATATGATTGATATTATAAAGAATCTTATATAGGAGATAGTATATGAAAAAAATTTTATGGGATATAGATGGAACCTTGTTAAATTTTGACTTGGCCGAAACAAAGGCAATAAAAGTCTCATTTGAAAAATTTAATTTAAAAAGTCCTAGTCAAGACCTTATATTAGATTATAAAAAGACAAACAACAAGTGTTGGAAAATGTTAGAAAGGGGTGAAGTTACTAGGCAAGAGGTATTAATCGGTAGGTTTTTAGAATTTTTCAAAAAGCATAATATAAAAGTAGATTCAGCAGAAGATTTTAATAGGACTTACCAAATAGAGTTAGGAAAAACCTACGTTTTTTATCCTCATGGTGAAAGCGTCGTAAAAGAATTGGCTAAATCATATGACCAATATGCAGTTACTAATGGGTCTTTGACAGCCCAGAGGGGTAAACTTGAAGGATCTAACCTAAATAAGATTTTTAAAAGATCTTTTATTTCAGAATTAGTAGGTTTTGAAAAACCAGATCCAAGGTTTTTTTCTTATGTCTTCGATCATATAGGAAGTAAAAATCCGAGTGATTATGTAATAATTGGTGATTCTTTGACATCAGATATGCTGGGAGGCATAAATGCAGGAATAAAAACTATTTGGTTCAATCCAGAAAATTTAAAAAATGATCTTGATCTAAAAATCGATTATACAATAAAATCCCTAGATGAGGTTATTCCTCTATTAAGTGAGATATTTTCATAAATTGAATTTAATTGCTAAAAATGTATAATGTTATGGTGATTAAGATTTTAATTATTATAAAAAGGAGAAAAAATGGATAATAGCTCGCCCAGTAGGACGCAAAACTTATTAATTTGTAACTGATAATGGTAAATTTATTTGCCATTATAGGAACCTAACCGTTCAAAGGAGTTTTAAGTGGCAGATAGAAAATATGATGTTAACAACCTAAAGCAATTGCAAGAAGAAATCAACAAAATGAACCCAGTTGATATAGCTGATAGGTTGGAAGTTTTACCAGATAAGTCTGTAGCAATTTGGATTAAATTATTAAACAAAGACCTGCTTGCAGATACTTTTACAGAATTAAGACCAGAAAATAAAGATAGGATTTTATCCATCCTCTCAGAAGAAAATATAAAAGACCTAATCAAAGAATTGGATGAGGACGAGTTGGTAGATACTCTCCAAGAGCTACCAGCAAATATGGTCAAGAAGTTGATGACAAGCCATATAGACCCAAACAGAAGAGAGATAGTCAATGAGCTTTTAGGCTATCCAGAAGAATCTGTTGGTTCTATCATGACAGTCAATTTTTTATCAGTAAAATCAAGTGATAGTCCAGCCCAAGCTATGGATAAGGTTATGAAATCAGATCTAGATGCTGAAAAACTTGAGCAAATATGGGTTACTAATGATTCATTAGTCCTAATAGGATTCTTATACATAGCCGACCTTATCAGAAATAAAAAATCAGATATTAATTCGATTTTAGAACCGATAACAGTAACAGTAAGCCCTACTGATGACCAAGAAGTGGTTGCAAAGTATTCTATAAAGTACGATCTTGGTGAGGTCCCAGTTACAGATTCAGAAGGTAGACTCATTGGTATAGTACCAGCAGAAGATGTAATCGACGTTGTTCATGAAGAGTTACAAGAAGACTTTGCAAATATAACCGGTATTTCTGATCAATCAGAATCTTATATTGATGAGTCCAGTTTTAAAATAGCAAAGAATAGGACAACATGGCTTGTAATCTGTCTTATAACAGCAACTATGACAGGCTTTATTATACAAAGATATGAAAGCCTACTAGCCAGTGCAGTTGCCCTTACGGCCTATATACCAATGCTGATGGATTCTGGCGGTAATGCTGGCAGCCAGGCATCAACTACAATTATGACCCAGCTTTATTCGGGGACCTTGACATTTAAGGACTTTTTTAAGGTTATTTTCAAGGAAATGAAGGTAGGATCTATAGTTAGTTTGGTACTAGTAGCTATTAATTTTATCAGAATTTTGATAGTAGATGATGTTAGTCTAGCTGTAAATTTGACTGTTTCATTAACTTTGTTTTTGACAATAGTAATAAGTAATATAATAGGTGGTGTATTACCACTTATAGCTGAAAAACTAAATATAGACCCAACAGTAATGGCAGGGCCATTAATAACAACAATAGTAGATACCGGCGTACTTTTGATATATTTTGAGGTGGCGTCTATATTACTAGGTATATAAATTAAAAGAGCACTAGCTTTTATAGCTATGTGTTCTTTTTTATTGTAATTATCACATAAAAATAGATTTATATAAATATTTATCAAAAAATATTTGACAAAATAATAAGTATATCATATAATACGATTATCAAATAAAAGCGAAGACGTGGAAGAGTAGTAAGTATAGTCTTTCAGAGAGGTGCTGGTAGGTGAAAAGCACTAAGATAAAACTTTCGAAAATCACCACCAAGCTGTTTCGCCGAAAAGTAGGCGGATTCGGGAGCTCCCGTTATAGAGCTATTCATTATGTGAATTGAGTGCATCAATTGATGAAGAAGAGTGGTACCGCGGAGAGTTTTAAATTTACAACCTTCGTCTCTTTAACCTATGGGTTTAAAGAGACGAAGGTTTTTTTATTCCCAAAAATATATGGAGGAAATTATGAATCTAAGAAAAAAATTTGCAGTTGGAATGTTACTAGCAGGGATGTTTTTATCAGCATGCTCAAACTCTGATAAGCCTTCAGAAAATAATGATTCCAAGGCAGGTAAAGAAAAAAGTCAAGCTGGAGATACTATAAAACTTGGTAACTCAGCTCCTCTTACAGGTCCTGTATCTGTCTATGGAATCACAACCAATAATGGTATTAAACTAGCTATAGAAGAAATAAATAAAGATGGTGGAATCCTAGATAAACAAATTGAATGGTTTGAGATGGATGATAAGGGAGAGATAACAGATGCTGTTACGAACTATAACAAGCTAATGCAAAACGAAGTAAGCGCTATATTTGGAGGTGTACCATCAAAGCCAGCCCTAGCAATAGCAGAGTCTGCAGCTAACGATGATGTAGTTTATATAACTCCAACTGGTACTCTAGCTAACATCACAGAAGGAAAAGAAAATGCATTTAGAACTTGCTTTATTGATCCATTCCAAGGTGAGGTTCTAGCTAGATTTTCTAAAGATAAACTATCAGCTAAGAAAGTAGCAGTTCTAAGAAATCAATCTTCTGATTTTTCTATGGGAGTGGCAAATATATTTGTAGAAAAAGCCAAAGAATTGGGCATGGAAGTAGTAGCGGATGAGTCGTACGGAGATAATGATACAGACTTTAAGGCACAGCTAACAAATATCAAAAGCCAAAATCCTGATGTATTATTTATACCAGATTATTATGAAAAAGTAGCCTTGATGGTTCCACAAGTAAGACAAGCTGATATAGACGCAACTCTAGTTGGTGCAGATGGATGGGATACAGTTTTATCAGTAATGGACCCATCAAACTTTGAAGCGATAGAAGGCTCATATTTTGCAAACCAATTTACCCTAGAAGATCCAAGTGAAAGAGTACAAAAATTTATAAAAGAATACAAAGAGAAATACGGCGAAGACCCATCAACATTTGCAGCAGAAGGCTATGATACAGTTTACCTATACAAACAAGCAGTAGAAGAAGCTGGTAGCACAGATACAAAGGCAGTTTGCCAGGCTTTAAAAAATATAAAATTTGATGGTTTAACTGGATCATTTACCTATGATGAGAATAACAATCCTGTAAAATCAGCAAAAATGATAAAAATAGAAAATGGCAAGTATAAATTTGATTCTGAGGTAGATCCTAATTAAAAAATTTGACAAAAATCAAATATGAGTATAAAATGACTGCATAAAGATAAAGACTAAGAAGTGGAAAAGACCCCATTATAGTTTTATCAGAGAGTTGCTGGTTGGTGAGAAGCAATAAAGCATAAAGGGTCGGTTCGCCACGGAGTTGTTCACTGAAATTTTAGTATGTGGTACCGTAAGCTCACGTTATAGAGATATTCATTAGATTGAAGCTGAGTGCATCAAAAGGATGAAGAAGAGTGGTACCGCGGGGCTAATTGTAATTTCAAACCTCGTCTCTTTGCATATTATGTAGAAGAGACGAGGTTTTTTCTACGTTTAGGAGGAAAATATGAACACAAAAAGAAAATTATTAGCAGTCGCAACAAGTTTAGCCTTGATATTAGCAGGATGCAATGGCAAGGCTGGTACTAATGAAAATGTTGAAAACAAAGATAATGATACGGTTAAACTTGGAGTAATAACTCCACAAACAGGTCCTGTATCAATATATGGCAAGGCTAATGAAAATGGGATCAAACTTGCCGCAAAAGAGATAAATGAAAAAGGCGGCATAGATGGTAAAAAAATCGAACTAATAATCATGGATGATAAGGGAGAATTAACAGAAGCTGTCACTTCATATAATAAATTATTAGAAGAAAATGTTGACCTAGTCATAGGAGCCTTTACATCCAAACCATCCTTGGCCGTAGCTGAAACAGCTGTGAATTATGACCTACCAGTTATAACACCAGGTGGTACCCAAGAAGAAATCACCCAAGGAAAGGAAAATGTTTTTAGGCAGACTTTTACAAATTCTTACCAAGGATCACTTCTTGCAATTTTTGCCAAGGACAATCTAAAAGCAAAAACCGCAGCTATTCTAAAAAACAGTTCTGACGATTATTCTACTGGTATAGCCAAAGCCTTTTCAGATAAGGCCAAGGAATTGGGCATAGAAATTGTAGCAGAGGAATCTTATGGAGCTAATGATACGGATTTCAAAGCCCAGCTTACAAGTATTAGAAAAGAGAATCCTGATATCTTATTATTGCCAGATTATTATGAAAAGCTCACACTGATAATGCCACAGGCTAGAGAAGTTGGAATACAATCAACCTTTATAGGTCCTGATGGCTGGGCTGGATTCTTACAAGCCCTTGATAAGTCTTCTTATGAGGATGTAAACAATTCTTACTATAATGATCATTTTGCTATAGATTCTACAGAAGATATAGTAGCAGATTTTGTAAAAAACTATAGAGAGGAATACAAAGAAGATCCAATATCACCATCGGCCCTAGGCTATGATAGTGTATATTTAGCAAAACAGGCTCTAGAAGAAGCAAAAACAACTGATCATAAAGAGGTCACAAAAGCTTTGAAAAATATAGATTTCAAAGGAGTCACTGGAAGTTTTAAATTTGATGAAAATAATAATCCAGTCAAATCTTCGACAATGATAAAAATCGAAGACGGGAAATACAAATTTGAAACTGTAGTCAAACCAAGATAATTAAATATTCAAAAAAAAGTATTATTATTTAAAAAATGATTGACAAATAGATTTATGAACATATAATATCTTCATACAAATCTAAAAGCTAAGAAGTGGAATATTATAAGTCATTCATTTTTATAGAGAGGTATTGTTTGGTGCAAAATACCAAAATGAACCTTAGAACTAGCCACCAAGCCACACATTGAACTAATAGTAGGTGTTGTCGGGAACTCCCGTTACAGAGTTATTCATTAAAATGATCAAAGTGCATCAATTGATGAAGAAGAGTGGCACCGCGGAGTTGGTTAATAAATAATAATACCCTTCGTCTCTTCTACCATAGGTAGGAAAGACGAAGGGTTTTTTCCTACCAAAAACTTAGGAGGAAAAATGAAAAAGAAATTATTTGGTATTTTGGCAATAGGAGCAATTATATTTGCTGGATGTGGAAAAAATGAAAAAGAAGCTAAAAATGACAACGTAGTCAATATTGGAGCTATATTTCCACTTACAGGTCAGTATTCTAATTATGGCCTATCTACTGTAAATGGTATAAACATGGCAATAGATGAAATAAATAAAAACGGTGGGATAAATGGCAAAGAGATTGTTTTAGAATCTTTAGATGATAAGGGCGAGTTAACAGATTCTGTAACTAGCTATAGTAAACTAGTAGCCAAAGGTGTATCAGCAATTATTGGTACAAACACATCTACACCTTCACAAGCCATAGCAGAAGCATCTGTAGAAGATGGATTGCCAGTTATAACACCAACTGGTACTGAGGTGTCAATCACAGAGGGAAAAGCAAATGTATTTAGGACTTGCTTCACAAACCCTTATCAAGGAGAATTGCTTGCAATATTTGCAAATGATAGCCTAAAAGCAAAGACAGCTGCTATAATGGTAAATTCGTCCAGTGATTACTCTACAGGAATAGCTGAATCATTTGAGAAAAAAGCTAATGAGCTTGGTATAAAGATAGTAGCCAAGGAGTCATATGGGGATAATGATACAGACTTCAAGGCTCAGCTAACAACAATAGCAAACAAAAACCCAGATGTATTGCTATTACCAGAATATTATGAGAAATTATCACTAATCACACCTCAAGCCAGGTCTGCTGGGATCAAAGCATCATTTTTAGGTGGTGATGGCTGGGATGGGATACTTAAAACAATGGATCCATCAAGTTATGACATTATCCAGGATTCATATTTTACAAATCACTTTAGTATAGAAGATAAAAATCCTAAGGTTCAAGATTTTATTGAAAAATATAGAAATCTTTATAATGAAGATCCAACAGCATTTTCAGCCTTGGGATATGATACAGTTTATATAATAAAAAATGGATTTGAAGCTGCTAAATCAGATTCAAATGAAGATAGGAATGCTGCTATAAAAGCTTTAAATTTTGATGGGATAACAGGATCATTTACCTTTGATGAGAACAATAATCCACAAAAAGCGGCATCAATTATGAAGGTAGATAAGGGAGAATATAGGTTTGATTCAATAGTCAACCATAGATAGGAAAAGGAGAAATTAATGGATTTTATAACCCAATTATTCAATGGGCTACAATTAGGTTCTATATACGCCCTAGTAGCCCTAGGATATACCATGGTTTATGGAATAGCAAAGTTAATAAACTTTGCCCATGGTGATATCATAATGGTAGGAGGATATACAGTTTTCCTTGCCATACAAATGCCAATGTTTAAGGCAGGCTTGCCACTTTGGCTAACAATTGTACCAACAGTTATACTATGTACAATTTTAGGTGTTGTTATTGAGAGAGTAGCTTATAGGCCTTTGAGAAATTCATCGAGGATATCTCTTCTAATAACAACTATAGGTGTGTCACTATTTTTACAAAACTTGTTTGTAAAGATCTTTACATCTTCAGCTAAACCTATACCAGCCTTGTTTCCACAAAAATCAGTAAGTTTTGGTGGAGTTCACCTATCACTAGCAACAATTATTACCATAGTTTCAACAATCATTTTGACTTATTTGTTAAATCTATTTGTAAACAAAACTAAACATGGTAAATCAATGCTAGCTGTAAGCGAAGATTACGGAGCTGCTGAGCTTGTAGGTATAAATGTAAATAAGGTTATGACAATGACCTTTGCTATAGGATCAGCCTTAGCAGGTGTTGCTTCAGTATTATATGTATCAAGCTATCCACAAATCCAACCGTTTATGGGTTCTATGCTTGGTATAAAAGCATTTACAGCGGCAGTACTCGGTGGTATTGGAAATATACCAGGAGCGGTAATAGGTGGTTTGATTCTTGGAATAATAGAAGTATTGACCAGGGCTTATTTATCAAGTGCCTATGCTGATGCTATCGTATTTGTTGTTTTGATAATTGTTTTATTAGTTCAACCAAATGGTTTGTTTGGTAAACTAGAGAAAGAAAAGGTGTGATATATGTCTAAAAATAGAAGAAAAACTTATATTGTCACAACTGTTTTAGTATTACTTTTATATATATTATGTCAAGGTCTAATTAGTGCGGGACTTATAGATAGGTATTGGCAAAATATATTGACCCTAATTTGCATAAATATGATCATGGCTACAAGCCTTAACCTAACCGTAGGTGTTCTCGGGCAAATAAATCTAGGACACGCTGGTTTTATGGCAGTAGGTGCTTATTCAGCAGCACTCTTCCTAAAAAGTGGTCTAGTTGGTGGCTTTGCAGGTTTTATAATTAGCCTTTTAATAGCAGGTGTTGTATCAGCTATATTCGGAGTTTTGATAGGCCTACCTGTACTTAGACTCACTGGTGATTACCTAGCTATAGTTACACTTGCATTTGGTGAGATAATTAGGGTTTTGATAGAAAATCTTTCCTTTACTGGTGGAGCCCAAGGACTTGCCGGCATACCAACAACAAATGATTTTGGAAAATATTATTTTTTGGCAGTTTTTGTTATTGCAATGATTTTTACTTATGCTGGATGTAGGCATGGAAGGGCAGTTTTATCAATTAGGGATAATGAACTAGCTAGCCAGTCATGTGGTATAAATATAACAAAATATAAGACTTTTGCTTTTGCTTTATCTGCTGTATTTGCAGGTATTGCTGGAGCCTTATATGCACAGAGTTTTGGAGTTTTGGCAGCAAATATATTCAACTATAA
This window of the Anaerococcus mediterraneensis genome carries:
- a CDS encoding endonuclease/exonuclease/phosphatase family protein, with translation MKRVLKFLSFILIIFLILFAALLVFLSVTEYKPKDIEDVAISGSSKDILSLDEDYKLLTWNIGYGGLDKDTDFFMDGGKMVNPISKDHVLNALDGIDKSIQNIDPDLLLLQEVDSNSSRTYNINEVEFFDSRLVGASTFAYNYKVAFVPFPIPPMGRVSSGIYTKSKYKIDSSYRYKQPNPHKWPTKLANLKRGFNVSYLPVKDTDKELVLINVHLDAYESGSDGRIAQSKQILAFMAEEYKKGNYVIVGGDFNQELRENHKANIPDGMWNPSVFPYQFITDSFNIIFDDKVTTSRLNDKPYDPATAYECIIDGFIVSKNVKVNKVQGQDLGYINSDHNPVLLEFSLEENVE
- a CDS encoding YjjG family noncanonical pyrimidine nucleotidase is translated as MKKILWDIDGTLLNFDLAETKAIKVSFEKFNLKSPSQDLILDYKKTNNKCWKMLERGEVTRQEVLIGRFLEFFKKHNIKVDSAEDFNRTYQIELGKTYVFYPHGESVVKELAKSYDQYAVTNGSLTAQRGKLEGSNLNKIFKRSFISELVGFEKPDPRFFSYVFDHIGSKNPSDYVIIGDSLTSDMLGGINAGIKTIWFNPENLKNDLDLKIDYTIKSLDEVIPLLSEIFS
- the mgtE gene encoding magnesium transporter, yielding MADRKYDVNNLKQLQEEINKMNPVDIADRLEVLPDKSVAIWIKLLNKDLLADTFTELRPENKDRILSILSEENIKDLIKELDEDELVDTLQELPANMVKKLMTSHIDPNRREIVNELLGYPEESVGSIMTVNFLSVKSSDSPAQAMDKVMKSDLDAEKLEQIWVTNDSLVLIGFLYIADLIRNKKSDINSILEPITVTVSPTDDQEVVAKYSIKYDLGEVPVTDSEGRLIGIVPAEDVIDVVHEELQEDFANITGISDQSESYIDESSFKIAKNRTTWLVICLITATMTGFIIQRYESLLASAVALTAYIPMLMDSGGNAGSQASTTIMTQLYSGTLTFKDFFKVIFKEMKVGSIVSLVLVAINFIRILIVDDVSLAVNLTVSLTLFLTIVISNIIGGVLPLIAEKLNIDPTVMAGPLITTIVDTGVLLIYFEVASILLGI
- a CDS encoding ABC transporter substrate-binding protein, with the translated sequence MNLRKKFAVGMLLAGMFLSACSNSDKPSENNDSKAGKEKSQAGDTIKLGNSAPLTGPVSVYGITTNNGIKLAIEEINKDGGILDKQIEWFEMDDKGEITDAVTNYNKLMQNEVSAIFGGVPSKPALAIAESAANDDVVYITPTGTLANITEGKENAFRTCFIDPFQGEVLARFSKDKLSAKKVAVLRNQSSDFSMGVANIFVEKAKELGMEVVADESYGDNDTDFKAQLTNIKSQNPDVLFIPDYYEKVALMVPQVRQADIDATLVGADGWDTVLSVMDPSNFEAIEGSYFANQFTLEDPSERVQKFIKEYKEKYGEDPSTFAAEGYDTVYLYKQAVEEAGSTDTKAVCQALKNIKFDGLTGSFTYDENNNPVKSAKMIKIENGKYKFDSEVDPN
- a CDS encoding ABC transporter substrate-binding protein, which produces MNTKRKLLAVATSLALILAGCNGKAGTNENVENKDNDTVKLGVITPQTGPVSIYGKANENGIKLAAKEINEKGGIDGKKIELIIMDDKGELTEAVTSYNKLLEENVDLVIGAFTSKPSLAVAETAVNYDLPVITPGGTQEEITQGKENVFRQTFTNSYQGSLLAIFAKDNLKAKTAAILKNSSDDYSTGIAKAFSDKAKELGIEIVAEESYGANDTDFKAQLTSIRKENPDILLLPDYYEKLTLIMPQAREVGIQSTFIGPDGWAGFLQALDKSSYEDVNNSYYNDHFAIDSTEDIVADFVKNYREEYKEDPISPSALGYDSVYLAKQALEEAKTTDHKEVTKALKNIDFKGVTGSFKFDENNNPVKSSTMIKIEDGKYKFETVVKPR
- a CDS encoding ABC transporter substrate-binding protein, whose product is MKKKLFGILAIGAIIFAGCGKNEKEAKNDNVVNIGAIFPLTGQYSNYGLSTVNGINMAIDEINKNGGINGKEIVLESLDDKGELTDSVTSYSKLVAKGVSAIIGTNTSTPSQAIAEASVEDGLPVITPTGTEVSITEGKANVFRTCFTNPYQGELLAIFANDSLKAKTAAIMVNSSSDYSTGIAESFEKKANELGIKIVAKESYGDNDTDFKAQLTTIANKNPDVLLLPEYYEKLSLITPQARSAGIKASFLGGDGWDGILKTMDPSSYDIIQDSYFTNHFSIEDKNPKVQDFIEKYRNLYNEDPTAFSALGYDTVYIIKNGFEAAKSDSNEDRNAAIKALNFDGITGSFTFDENNNPQKAASIMKVDKGEYRFDSIVNHR
- a CDS encoding branched-chain amino acid ABC transporter permease, whose translation is MDFITQLFNGLQLGSIYALVALGYTMVYGIAKLINFAHGDIIMVGGYTVFLAIQMPMFKAGLPLWLTIVPTVILCTILGVVIERVAYRPLRNSSRISLLITTIGVSLFLQNLFVKIFTSSAKPIPALFPQKSVSFGGVHLSLATIITIVSTIILTYLLNLFVNKTKHGKSMLAVSEDYGAAELVGINVNKVMTMTFAIGSALAGVASVLYVSSYPQIQPFMGSMLGIKAFTAAVLGGIGNIPGAVIGGLILGIIEVLTRAYLSSAYADAIVFVVLIIVLLVQPNGLFGKLEKEKV
- a CDS encoding branched-chain amino acid ABC transporter permease; the protein is MSKNRRKTYIVTTVLVLLLYILCQGLISAGLIDRYWQNILTLICINMIMATSLNLTVGVLGQINLGHAGFMAVGAYSAALFLKSGLVGGFAGFIISLLIAGVVSAIFGVLIGLPVLRLTGDYLAIVTLAFGEIIRVLIENLSFTGGAQGLAGIPTTNDFGKYYFLAVFVIAMIFTYAGCRHGRAVLSIRDNELASQSCGINITKYKTFAFALSAVFAGIAGALYAQSFGVLAANIFNYNKSFDYLVMVVLGGMGSITGAIFSSIGLTILPEILRPLADWRMVIYALILIIVMIFRPQGLLGRKEFSIRSFLKIDKYDKGDVECEQ